The following coding sequences lie in one Rutidosis leptorrhynchoides isolate AG116_Rl617_1_P2 chromosome 4, CSIRO_AGI_Rlap_v1, whole genome shotgun sequence genomic window:
- the LOC139839919 gene encoding probable transcriptional regulator SLK2 isoform X2, whose amino-acid sequence MGPSRAGVGMLHSTSTSGIFFQGDVQSQALGGGGPRLQRCASANNESYMRMPASPLSCTSNNISISGSSVIDGPSGMQPGSNQDLHSQQVGPRQGASTSMPLPPTRVGQFSLPNGSRIPGSFIQDNNNNNNESVSHLQKKPRLDIKQEDIMQQQVLQQLLQRQDSMQLQSPNPQLQSLIQQQRLRQQQQQQQQLLQSLPPVQRAHLLQQQQQQQLQLRQQLQQQSLQPANAVKRPYDGGVCSRRLMQYLYHQRQRPSDNSISYWRKFVAEYYSPRAKKRWCLSLYDNVGHHSLGVFPQAAMDAWQCDICGSKSGRGFEATFEVLPRLNEIKFGSGVIDELLFLDLPREYRFPSGIMVLEYGQAVQESIYEQLRVVREGQLKVIFTPDLKILTWEFCARRHEELLPRRLVAPQVNQLLQVAQKCQATIAESGSDGVSQQDLQTNSNMVVTAGRQLARSLELQSLNDLGFSKRYVRCLQISEVVNSMKDLMDFCRDTKAGPIEGLKTFPRQTNSAKSQMQKMQEMEQITNSIPGVPADQNTLNKLVTLHPVLGNQLNNNNNNQMGNRGASLSGSAQAIALSNYQNILMRQSSMNSNSQQEASSSFNNTNPNGYQFQGSPNMAVGSGGLQQRPMFQVQQQQQHQSPSHSGSQAMQQHVIQQMLQDMSNGGGSGGGGGGGGGPKPSFSGQSGASGSMSMGREGLRYGLSSTGTSPRPPAVPTRSNSFKSSAAGGATVNLGGGGGNQKAATSDLPSHLCDDIVQDIASEFTGNGFFDNDELEEGMGFGWKA is encoded by the exons ATGGGACCTTCTCGAGCGGGTGTCGGGATGTTACATTCAACATCAACTTCTGGGATTTTTTTCCAAGGAGATGTGCAGTCTCAAGCTTTAG GAGGTGGTGGTCCGCGTCTTCAACGATGTGCTAGTGCTAATAATGAATCGTATATGCGAATGCCTGCATCGCCTTTGTCATGTACGTCTAATAATATAAGCATATCTGGATCTTCTGTTATAGATGGCCCTTCAGGAATGCAGCCTGGGTCCAATCAAGATCTACATTCTCAGCAAGTGGGCCCACGTCAAGGAGCTTCTACCAGCATGCCATTGCCTCCTACGCGTGTTGGGCAATTTTCACTCCCTAATGGGTCGAGAATCCCTGGatcatttattcaagataataataataataataatgaaagtgtaTCCCACTTGCAAAAGAAACCTCGATTAGATATCAAGCAGGAAGATATTATGCAGCAACAGGTTTTACAACAGTTATTGCAAAGACAAGACTCGATGCAGTTACAAAGCCCAAATCCTCAATTACAAAGCTTAATTCAGCAACAGAGACTAAGgcaacagcagcaacaacaacagcagtTGCTGCAGTCATTGCCACCTGTTCAACGAGCACATTTGcttcagcagcagcaacaacaacagctGCAGTTGaggcaacaattacaacaacagagCTTGCAACCTGCAAATGCAGTGAAACGTCCTTATGATGGTGGTGTATGCTCACGAAGACTGATGCAATACTTGTATCATCAGAGGCAAAGGCCATCT GATAACAGTATTTCCTATTGGAGGAAGTTTGTGGCAGAGTATTATTCTCCTCGTGCTAAGAAAAGGTGGTGCCTGTCTTTGTATGATAATGTTGGCCATCACTCGTTGGGTGTATTCCCGCAGGCAGCAATG GATGCATGGCAGTGTGATATTTGCGGGTCAAAATCTGGAAGAGGCTTTG AGGCAACTTTTGAAGTACTTCCaagacttaatgaaataaagtttgGTAGTGGTGTTATCGATGAGCTTTTATTTCTGGACTTGCCTCGGGAATATAGATTTCCTTCTGGAATCATGGTACTAGAGTATGGGCAAGCTGTTCAAGAAAGTATATACGAGCAACTTCGCGTGGTTCGTGAGGGTCAACTTAAAGTTATTTTCACACCTGATTTAAAG ATATTAACCTGGGAATTCTGTGCACGACGCCATGAAGAGCTTCTTCCCCGTAGGTTGGTTGCACCTCAG GTGAATCAGCTGTTACAAGTGGCACAAAAATGTCAAGCCACAATAGCTGAAAGTGGTTCTGACGGGGTCTCCCAGCAAGATTTGCAGACCAATAGCAACAT GGTTGTGACCGCCGGCCGACAGCTTGCAAGGAGCTTAGAGTTACAATCATTGAATGACTTGGGTTTTTCCAAAAGATATGTTAGATGCTTACAG ATATCTGAAGTTGTCAATAGTATGAAAGACTTGATGGACTTCTGCCGAGACACTAAAGCTGGCCCTATAG AGGGTTTAAAAACGTTTCCTCGACAAACGAACTCAGCCAAGTCACAAATGCAGAAGATGCAAGAAATGGAACAGATAACTAACAGTATCCCGGGGGTCCCAGCAGACCAGAACACACTCAATAAATTAGTAACACTGCATCCCGTACTTGGCAATCaattgaacaacaacaacaataatcaaatGGGTAACCGAGGAGCTTCACTAAGTGGTTCAGCTCAGGCTATTGCACTTTCAAACTACCAGAACATTCTGATGAGACAAAGTTCCATGAACTCAAATTCACAACAGGAAGCCTCGTCATCGTTTAATAAcacgaatcctaacggataccaattTCAAGGCTCTCCCAATATGGCGGTTGGCAGTGGCGGTCTCCAACAGAGGCCTATGTTTCAggttcaacaacaacaacagcatcaATCACCTTCTCACAGTGGCAGCCAGGCCATGCAACAACACGTGATTCAGCAAATGCTTCAAGACATGAGTAATGGTGGCGGAAgcggaggtggtggtggtggtggtggaggacCAAAGCCGTCGTTTTCCGGTCAGAGTGGTGCTAGTGGGAGTATGAGTATGGGTAGGGAAGGGTTGAGATACGGGCTTTCGTCAACGGGGACATCACCCCGCCCACCTGCTGTTCCAACAAGAAGTAACAGTTTCAAATCATCTGCTGCAGGTGGTGCGACCGTTAATTTAGGAGGTGGTGGTGGTAATCAGAAGGCGGCCACCAGTGATCTGCCGTCACATTTATGTGATGATATAGTTCAGGATATTGCGAGTGAGTTTACCGGGAATGGGTTTTTCGACAATGATGAATTGGAGGAAGGAATGGGTTTTGGTTGGAAGGCATAA
- the LOC139839919 gene encoding probable transcriptional regulator SLK2 isoform X1: protein MGPSRAGVGMLHSTSTSGIFFQGDVQSQALGNSHLGSFGNSGNMGPGNMRLNMVPVSGDITNSIGASSLVTDANSGLSGGGGPRLQRCASANNESYMRMPASPLSCTSNNISISGSSVIDGPSGMQPGSNQDLHSQQVGPRQGASTSMPLPPTRVGQFSLPNGSRIPGSFIQDNNNNNNESVSHLQKKPRLDIKQEDIMQQQVLQQLLQRQDSMQLQSPNPQLQSLIQQQRLRQQQQQQQQLLQSLPPVQRAHLLQQQQQQQLQLRQQLQQQSLQPANAVKRPYDGGVCSRRLMQYLYHQRQRPSDNSISYWRKFVAEYYSPRAKKRWCLSLYDNVGHHSLGVFPQAAMDAWQCDICGSKSGRGFEATFEVLPRLNEIKFGSGVIDELLFLDLPREYRFPSGIMVLEYGQAVQESIYEQLRVVREGQLKVIFTPDLKILTWEFCARRHEELLPRRLVAPQVNQLLQVAQKCQATIAESGSDGVSQQDLQTNSNMVVTAGRQLARSLELQSLNDLGFSKRYVRCLQISEVVNSMKDLMDFCRDTKAGPIEGLKTFPRQTNSAKSQMQKMQEMEQITNSIPGVPADQNTLNKLVTLHPVLGNQLNNNNNNQMGNRGASLSGSAQAIALSNYQNILMRQSSMNSNSQQEASSSFNNTNPNGYQFQGSPNMAVGSGGLQQRPMFQVQQQQQHQSPSHSGSQAMQQHVIQQMLQDMSNGGGSGGGGGGGGGPKPSFSGQSGASGSMSMGREGLRYGLSSTGTSPRPPAVPTRSNSFKSSAAGGATVNLGGGGGNQKAATSDLPSHLCDDIVQDIASEFTGNGFFDNDELEEGMGFGWKA from the exons ATGGGACCTTCTCGAGCGGGTGTCGGGATGTTACATTCAACATCAACTTCTGGGATTTTTTTCCAAGGAGATGTGCAGTCTCAAGCTTTAGGTAATTCACATTTGGGATCTTTTGGGAACTCTGGAAATATGGGACCTGGAAATATGCGTTTGAACATGGTACCTGTGTCAGGGGATATAACTAATAGTATCGGTGCAAGTTCATTGGTTACTGATGCTAATTCAGGGCTTTCAGGAGGTGGTGGTCCGCGTCTTCAACGATGTGCTAGTGCTAATAATGAATCGTATATGCGAATGCCTGCATCGCCTTTGTCATGTACGTCTAATAATATAAGCATATCTGGATCTTCTGTTATAGATGGCCCTTCAGGAATGCAGCCTGGGTCCAATCAAGATCTACATTCTCAGCAAGTGGGCCCACGTCAAGGAGCTTCTACCAGCATGCCATTGCCTCCTACGCGTGTTGGGCAATTTTCACTCCCTAATGGGTCGAGAATCCCTGGatcatttattcaagataataataataataataatgaaagtgtaTCCCACTTGCAAAAGAAACCTCGATTAGATATCAAGCAGGAAGATATTATGCAGCAACAGGTTTTACAACAGTTATTGCAAAGACAAGACTCGATGCAGTTACAAAGCCCAAATCCTCAATTACAAAGCTTAATTCAGCAACAGAGACTAAGgcaacagcagcaacaacaacagcagtTGCTGCAGTCATTGCCACCTGTTCAACGAGCACATTTGcttcagcagcagcaacaacaacagctGCAGTTGaggcaacaattacaacaacagagCTTGCAACCTGCAAATGCAGTGAAACGTCCTTATGATGGTGGTGTATGCTCACGAAGACTGATGCAATACTTGTATCATCAGAGGCAAAGGCCATCT GATAACAGTATTTCCTATTGGAGGAAGTTTGTGGCAGAGTATTATTCTCCTCGTGCTAAGAAAAGGTGGTGCCTGTCTTTGTATGATAATGTTGGCCATCACTCGTTGGGTGTATTCCCGCAGGCAGCAATG GATGCATGGCAGTGTGATATTTGCGGGTCAAAATCTGGAAGAGGCTTTG AGGCAACTTTTGAAGTACTTCCaagacttaatgaaataaagtttgGTAGTGGTGTTATCGATGAGCTTTTATTTCTGGACTTGCCTCGGGAATATAGATTTCCTTCTGGAATCATGGTACTAGAGTATGGGCAAGCTGTTCAAGAAAGTATATACGAGCAACTTCGCGTGGTTCGTGAGGGTCAACTTAAAGTTATTTTCACACCTGATTTAAAG ATATTAACCTGGGAATTCTGTGCACGACGCCATGAAGAGCTTCTTCCCCGTAGGTTGGTTGCACCTCAG GTGAATCAGCTGTTACAAGTGGCACAAAAATGTCAAGCCACAATAGCTGAAAGTGGTTCTGACGGGGTCTCCCAGCAAGATTTGCAGACCAATAGCAACAT GGTTGTGACCGCCGGCCGACAGCTTGCAAGGAGCTTAGAGTTACAATCATTGAATGACTTGGGTTTTTCCAAAAGATATGTTAGATGCTTACAG ATATCTGAAGTTGTCAATAGTATGAAAGACTTGATGGACTTCTGCCGAGACACTAAAGCTGGCCCTATAG AGGGTTTAAAAACGTTTCCTCGACAAACGAACTCAGCCAAGTCACAAATGCAGAAGATGCAAGAAATGGAACAGATAACTAACAGTATCCCGGGGGTCCCAGCAGACCAGAACACACTCAATAAATTAGTAACACTGCATCCCGTACTTGGCAATCaattgaacaacaacaacaataatcaaatGGGTAACCGAGGAGCTTCACTAAGTGGTTCAGCTCAGGCTATTGCACTTTCAAACTACCAGAACATTCTGATGAGACAAAGTTCCATGAACTCAAATTCACAACAGGAAGCCTCGTCATCGTTTAATAAcacgaatcctaacggataccaattTCAAGGCTCTCCCAATATGGCGGTTGGCAGTGGCGGTCTCCAACAGAGGCCTATGTTTCAggttcaacaacaacaacagcatcaATCACCTTCTCACAGTGGCAGCCAGGCCATGCAACAACACGTGATTCAGCAAATGCTTCAAGACATGAGTAATGGTGGCGGAAgcggaggtggtggtggtggtggtggaggacCAAAGCCGTCGTTTTCCGGTCAGAGTGGTGCTAGTGGGAGTATGAGTATGGGTAGGGAAGGGTTGAGATACGGGCTTTCGTCAACGGGGACATCACCCCGCCCACCTGCTGTTCCAACAAGAAGTAACAGTTTCAAATCATCTGCTGCAGGTGGTGCGACCGTTAATTTAGGAGGTGGTGGTGGTAATCAGAAGGCGGCCACCAGTGATCTGCCGTCACATTTATGTGATGATATAGTTCAGGATATTGCGAGTGAGTTTACCGGGAATGGGTTTTTCGACAATGATGAATTGGAGGAAGGAATGGGTTTTGGTTGGAAGGCATAA